The following proteins are encoded in a genomic region of Panthera leo isolate Ple1 chromosome F2, P.leo_Ple1_pat1.1, whole genome shotgun sequence:
- the TSPYL5 gene encoding testis-specific Y-encoded-like protein 5 — MSGRSRGRKSSRAKNRGKGRGKARVRAAPDDAPRDPDPTQCQRLGEETQAAQVQAGAGWGGLETAAPAPPRRPGEEAACRLPLDCGLALRARAAGGRGQAATRPGLGKATSLSERLATDTVFVGTVGTVGRPKNGPRVGNRRGAAGKKASETCSAAGRVPQALAGGKLKKGATGESVSAPVGEETKVEKDAGSGPLATDGSMDTLETVQLKLETMNAQADRAYLRLSRKFGQLRLHHLERRNLLIQSIPGFWGQAFQNHPQLSSFLNNQDKEVLSYLNSLEVEELGLARLGYKIKFYFGRNPYFQNKVLIKEYGCGPSGQVVSRSTPIQWLPGHDLQSLSQGNADNSRSFFGWFSNHSSIESDKIVEIINEELWPNPLQYYLMSEGARAEKGKEGRQGPARQPVETPEPGANKSN; from the coding sequence ATGAGCGGCCGAAGTAGGGGTAGAAAGTCCTCCCGCGCCAAAAACCGGGGCAAAGGCCGAGGCAAAGCCCGAGTTCGCGCTGCTCCTGACGACGCCCCCCGCGACCCGGACCCAACACAGTGCCAGAGGCTCGGGGAGGAAACCCAGGCGGCACAGGTGCAGGCTGGCGCGGGTTGGGGTGGCCTGGAAACCGCTGCGCCCGCGCCGCCCCGTCGGCCCGGGGAGGAGGCTGCCTGCCGGCTCCCCCTGGATTGTGGCCTCGCGCTCCGGGCCCGAGCTGCGGGGGGTCGCGGGCAGGCTGCGACCAGGCCCGGCCTGGGGAAGGCCACATCCCTCTCGGAGCGCCTAGCGACAGACACGGTCTTCGTGGGAACCGTGGGAACCGTGGGAAGGCCAAAAAATGGCCCCCGCGTTGGAAATCGGCGTGGTGCTGCTGGGAAGAAGGCCTCAGAAACCTGTAGCGCAGCGGGGAGAGTACCTCAGGCCCTAGCTGGTGGGAAGCTGAAGAAAGGGGCCACTGGGGAGAGCGTCTCCGCCCCTGTGGGAGAAGAAACGAAGGTGGAGAAGGATGCAGGGTCGGGGCCCCTGGCGACAGATGGCAGCATGGATACGCTGGAGACCGTCCAGCTGAAGCTGGAGACCATGAACGCCCAGGCGGACAGGGCCTACCTTCGGCTCTCGCGCAAGTTCGGGCAGTTGCGACTGCATCACTTAGAGCGCAGGAACCTCCTCATCCAGAGTATCCCAGGTTTCTGGGGGCAGGCTTTTCAGAACCACCCCCAGCTCTCATCCTTTCTGAACAACCAAGATAAAGAGGTTCTCAGCTACTTGAACAGCCTGGAGGTGGAAGAGCTTGGCCTCGCGAGATTGGGCTACAAAATCAAGTTCTACTTCGGGCGCAACCCCTATTTCCAAAATAAGGTGCTCATCAAGGAATACGGGTGTGGGCCTTCGGGTCAGGTGGTGTCTCGTTCTACTCCAATCCAGTGGCTCCCGGGCCATGATCTCCAGTCGTTAAGCCAGGGCAACGCAGACAACAGCCGTAGCTTCTTTGGGTGGTTTTCAAACCACAGCTCCATTGAGTCTGACAAGATTGTGGAGATCATCAACGAGGAACTGTGGCCCAATCCCCTGCAGTACTACCTTATGAGTGAAGGGGCCcgtgcagagaaaggaaaggagggcaggCAAGGTCCAGCAAGGCAGCCAGTGGAGACCCCTGAGCCTGGGGCAAACAAGTCCAACTGA